Proteins encoded by one window of Candidatus Neomarinimicrobiota bacterium:
- a CDS encoding YIP1 family protein: MLYLKRIISLFWEPTRSFTSIKDEKVNWMDFLIPFLIVTIISLATLPYVTPIAIKEHIARIEKSDKIPEAQKELAIERIESGQGKPFAYIMSPVGIAISLFFIALLVQLISNFLLGGEIKYLKSLAIVSYTQIIPTIGYLIKVPLMVSKDSTQVYTSLALFLEPNGSFLFKFFNSIDIFTVWRVLLIGLGIAVLNEIKPGKAIITFILLWLAFAAIIAAIPNLSAF; this comes from the coding sequence ATGTTATATTTAAAAAGAATAATTAGCCTATTCTGGGAACCAACCAGATCCTTTACCTCCATAAAGGATGAAAAAGTTAACTGGATGGACTTCCTAATTCCATTTTTAATAGTAACGATCATCTCTTTAGCCACACTACCATATGTTACACCAATAGCAATTAAAGAGCATATTGCCCGGATAGAAAAAAGCGATAAAATTCCTGAGGCTCAAAAGGAGCTCGCTATAGAAAGAATTGAGAGTGGACAAGGCAAACCCTTTGCTTATATTATGTCACCTGTAGGTATTGCAATATCATTGTTTTTCATTGCACTACTTGTACAACTCATTTCAAATTTTTTACTCGGAGGAGAGATAAAATATTTGAAATCATTAGCAATAGTATCATATACACAAATTATTCCTACTATCGGATATTTAATAAAAGTTCCTCTCATGGTCTCAAAAGACTCAACCCAGGTTTACACTAGCCTTGCTCTTTTCCTTGAGCCAAATGGTTCTTTTTTATTCAAATTTTTTAACTCAATTGATATTTTCACTGTTTGGAGGGTCTTACTCATTGGCCTTGGTATAGCTGTACTGAATGAAATAAAACCAGGGAAAGCAATTATCACTTTTATCCTATTATGGCTGGCATTTGCAGCTATAATCGCTGCAATACCAAATCTTTCCGCATTTTAA